The window GAACCGGCCCAGTCGCCCAGCTGGTTCTGCGCGTCGTCGGCGTTCGGGCCGACGACGGCGACCGTACGCGGCGCGGCGGAGGCGGCGGCGCGTCCGTCATCGCCCGGGACGAGTCCGCCGGCCAGCGGCAGGGTGCCGTCGTTGGTGAGCAGCACCAGGGAGCGGCGCGCGGCCTCCAGGTTCAGCTCGGCGTGCCCGGCGCTGCCGATGACCTCGGCCTGCCGTGCGGCGTCGGGGTGCCGCGGGTTCTCGAACAGACCGAGCTCGAACTTCAGGGTGAGCACGCGCCGGACCGCGGCGTCGATCTCCGCCTCGTCGAGCGTGCCCTCGGCGACGGCGTTCTGGGCGCCGTCGAAGAACTGCGGGGTGGTCATCACCATGTCGTTGCCCGCCCGGACCGCCGCGGCGGCGGCCTGGGTGTGGTCGGCGTAGACCTTCTGCTCCCAGACCATCCGGCCGACGTTGTCCCAGTCGGTGACCAGCGTGCCGGTGTAGCCCCACTCGCCCCGCAGCACCTCGTTCAGGAGCCAGTCGTTGACGGTGATCGGCACCCCGTCCATGGACTGGTAGCCGAGCATGAAGGTGCGGCAGCCCTCGCGGGCGACCCGCTCGAACGGCGGGAGGAACCAGGAGCGCAGCTTGCGCCGGGAGATGTCGGCCTCGCTGGCGTCACGGCCGCCCTGCGTCTCGGAGTAGCCGGCGAAGTGCTTGGCGCAGGCCAGGACGGCCGTCGGGTCGTCCAGCCCGTCGCCCTGGTAGCCGCGCACCATCGCCGAGGCCAGCTCGCCGATGAGGAACGGGTCCTCGCCGAACGTCTCGCTCACCCGGCCCCAGCGCAGGTCCCTGGTGATGCAGAGCACCGGCGAGAACGTCCAGTGGACGCCCGTCGCCGCGACCTCGACCGCCGTCGCCCTGGCGACGCGCTCCACGAGCGAGGGATCCCAGGTCGCGGCGAGGCCGAGCTGCGTGGGGTAGATCGTGGCGCCCTCCCAGAAGGAGTGGCCGTGGATGCAGTCCTCGGCGACCAGCAGCGGGATGCGCAGACGGGTGCGCTCGGTGAGCGCCGCCGCCTCCAGGACCCGCTCGGGCGAGGCGTGGAGGATCGAGCCCGCGTGCAGGTCCTCGATGTGGTGGCGCACCCCGTCCTTGGCGTTCAGCTGGAGCATCTGACCGGTCTTCTCGGCCAGGGTCATGCGGCCGAGGAGGTCGTCGACACGCTCGGGGACGGGGAGCGCGGGATCGAGGTAGGGCAGGGAGGGGGACACGGGGGGTCCTTTCGCGACACGGTTCGTGTTCACCATAGAGTCAATCCCGACCACCTGGTAAGTATCTTCGGGGGCCGAACGGAAATCCGATGTAATGCAGTGCCGGCCCGAACCGACGCCGGCGGGACCGGGAGAGTGGCAAGTGACCGCCGAGGCGCCGCGTGGCTACGCGAAGGGCCGCGCCAAGCGGCGGGAGATCCTCGACCAGGCCATGTCCCTGTTCGGCGAGGCCGGCTACCGGGGGGCGTCCCTGCGGGTGATCGCCACCCGGTGCGGCATCTCGCACACCGGACTGCTGCACCACTTCCCGACGAAGGAGGCGCT is drawn from Streptomyces sp. NBC_00178 and contains these coding sequences:
- a CDS encoding glycoside hydrolase family 3 N-terminal domain-containing protein, producing MSPSLPYLDPALPVPERVDDLLGRMTLAEKTGQMLQLNAKDGVRHHIEDLHAGSILHASPERVLEAAALTERTRLRIPLLVAEDCIHGHSFWEGATIYPTQLGLAATWDPSLVERVARATAVEVAATGVHWTFSPVLCITRDLRWGRVSETFGEDPFLIGELASAMVRGYQGDGLDDPTAVLACAKHFAGYSETQGGRDASEADISRRKLRSWFLPPFERVAREGCRTFMLGYQSMDGVPITVNDWLLNEVLRGEWGYTGTLVTDWDNVGRMVWEQKVYADHTQAAAAAVRAGNDMVMTTPQFFDGAQNAVAEGTLDEAEIDAAVRRVLTLKFELGLFENPRHPDAARQAEVIGSAGHAELNLEAARRSLVLLTNDGTLPLAGGLVPGDDGRAAASAAPRTVAVVGPNADDAQNQLGDWAGSSGQADWLPDGHPRAMIRTVLDGFREHVPHDWSVTYARGAEILTVGPDPEGAFFPDGQPRPEVVVPSEPSEALIGEAVAAAEAADYVVAVVGDRIELVGEGRSTATLELVGDQVALLDALAATGKPLVVVVISSKPLVLPPSALGAAAIVHAFNPGMQGGRAVAEVLLGLVEPTGRLPLSFARHAGQQPTYYNQIRGQHGSRYADLTQSPAFVFGEGLSYTSVEYTGLEVLTACVGGSDTLRARVTVRNTGARPALETVQVYVSDTVTSVTWAEKELKTYRQVTLAPGETREVQVELPVADCTLVDAAGRRVVEPGAFELLVGPSSRDDALLRADFTVKG